Part of the Physeter macrocephalus isolate SW-GA unplaced genomic scaffold, ASM283717v5 random_337, whole genome shotgun sequence genome, TTTCCCAGAAACCTGAGTTTCCCTTGGctctccttccccctcacctTTCTATCTAACCCTCACTAAGATTCTGCTTCCAGCATCTATCTCAGACCCGTTCACGTCTCTCCTTCCCCAACTGCGGGCCCCCATCTAATCCATTCTCCATGCAGCAGTGGGGTGACCTTTTAAAAACACTATGCTGATCATGCCACTCCCCTGCCTCAACACAGTCCCGCCCATTTCTCCAGCCTCTTCTCTTGTTGTTCAAACACCAAGCTTGCTCTGCCTGCTCTTCCCTCTACTTGGGTGtcatccccctccccatgccctctATTTGCCCGGTTAACTTGGGGGAGAGAGCATAACAGTGATCAAAAGCGCAAACTCCAGGCAGCCTGCTTGGGGTCAGGTTCAAATTCAGACCCTACTGCTTAATAGCTGATTTAACTTTGGGTAGTTTACTTATTCTCTCTGTGACCCAGAGAGATTGCCCCTCACAGAGATGGTAATAATGGCACCTTTCTCATAGGAATGCTCtgagaataaatgaaattgttcATGTAAGTGCTTGGTGCATGGTAAGTACTCGGTACATATTAGCTAcgattattattatgattattgctCTTGCTTCAGTTATCAGCTCGGTCATCTGATCTTCCTTGGGGCAAGCCCTTGTCATAGCTGTAATTATTCCTTTTGtaacaaaaaccaaagaaaataattgtaattaattGGTTGTGTGATCATTTGATTGCCTGTGCATACACCTGGCTGTAAGCTTCAGAAGTGACAAAAAACTTCACATCTTGaacctgtttccttatttacaattttttttttttgcaacaaatATTTGTCGAGTACTTACTCTGTGCTGGGTCATTCTCGCTGAAAGCACAGACACAGCCATtcagatacatacatacacatacaagtGGCATCAAATGGTAAAGAGAACAGGGTATGCAGCCAGACGCACACACATCCGTGACGTCACTTACCTGTGTCCCTGTTGCCCTCACAGCCTCGGTTTCCTCTCTCTATGTCCTGTATCAGTGCTGTCCTGGAGACAGAAGATTGGGATTTATGAACAAGGAGaactgggcttcagtttccccagtGGAAGGGTCAGTAAAGCTGTTACCAACAACTGGCCCCTACTCCCTGCAGCTGGCaggccctcctccacccctcaggCCCTGATCCCCTGGGCAAAGGGGACCCTCACACCCCGCTGTGGCCTCCCACCTGCTACCCTGGGACCTGTTGGCTCCGGTGGTGGTCACCACGCAGGCATGGGTGCCGGGGTCCCAGCCACAGTAGGGGTCCCGGGCCAGGATGCAGTCGTAGCAGGAGCGGTAGCGGGAGCAGCTGGACAGTGATAGCTGGATGACTCCACTAGGGGCCCCCACGTAGAGGCTATGCTAGGAGCCAGAGAGGACAGCTGGTCGGCAACACCCCACTTCCACttacagacacacacgcacagccactgcccagcctccccactccctccacttATTCTGGCAAGGCCAGAATATTGAGGGTCACGAGTCAGGGGCTACCTGCGTCGGAGAGATGACCAGGTTCTCCACAGACTGGGGCTCCTTGAACACCTGTGTCTCTTCAATAATATGCATCCCAGAGCCCAGGACCACTGCCTTGTGGATCCAGCCATCAGCTGGTATGGGAATGGCAGAAGGTCAGACTCCAGTGGTGGAATCTACTCTCAGCCCCCTGCAATAGCCTAATGGGAGCAGCTTGGAGTCATGAGGTCAGGGACAAGGATTCGGCCAGTAGCAGTGGGCCCTCTGGACATTGGGAACTCCAAGCTAGTCATGGCAAGAATTATTGGATTTAGATGCATTAGTGACTAGGGTCAAATGTCACTGTGGTTGGTGACAGGAGTGAGCCATCACCAAGAGCTAGTGGTCATTGGGGACTGGTAGTGAGTGTTCATTGAAGAATCAACATCAATGGTCATCAGGGTTTTGTGATCGGGGTCATCCAGGGGGCTAGAGGTCAACAGGGATCAAGGACTCAGGCCAGCAGTCACCAAAGGGCTCAGGCCAGGGGTCAGAAGCACCTGTGCCCAGAAAGAGCAAGTCATAGGTGGGTCCAGCTGGCGTGGTGACAGGTGTCCCCGTGAGGTGTGTGTAGCGCACACTGCGCTTGAGCAGCAGGGGCCGTCCACGTGTGGGTACCACGGGCCGAGCCATCAGTGGGTGTAACTtcacaaagtccaggaccagagatGGCAAGTCCTGGGATGAGTTGTAGCCTCGGCTGCGCAATGAATCTGTAATGCACTGTGGTGGGGGACGGGGTGGTGAACCTCAGGACTCTGCCACCTGCCCGTCCTCCCCACAAGGCTAGACCTCCTGCCCCTCTCAGGGGTCCCGTCTGCTCAGCACTGACCCCAGGCCTGGGCACTCACCGAGCCAGGCCGGGGCTCTGGCACCCCTCCCTCATAGCGGCCCCAGCGTCGGACACCATCCTGGTATTCCATGTAGGGGCCTGCGAAGACAGCCTGCACCTCGGCCAGGTCGTAGCGGCAGATGGCTGAGGCCTCCAGGGTCTTCCTAGAGACGGGACATAGGGGAGGGGGCTGAGTCACACTGAATGGAGCCTGCCCACCTGCGTGGCCTGGAGCCCACTGTTACCCTGACCAATCCCTGCTCCAGGCCCACAGGGCCTCTCCTGAGGGTGAGCAGGCCACTGGATGTGCCTGAAGTTCTCTGTCTGCAGCCAGCCTCCCCCCAGTGGATCCTATCTCATCTTCACTGACCTCTGCTCCAGCCCCTATGCTGTCCCCAGTCCTCGCCTCCCCATTGTCCCTGCACTGACCACTGTGTGGTCAGCGTGAAGGCCGCATAGAAGTGCGTGCGGGCTGAGGTGTCAGCTTCCAGACTGCAGACACCACGTAGTGTCTCATACTGTGGAATGTGGCAGATGAGACGCGCCTTTAAGAAGGAGGTCCACTTCTTCTGCAGGATCTTCTTCCCTCCCAGGTCTCCCTGGGGAGGTAGGGGCATGGGGTCAGGGGCCAGGGTCAGAGGTTCAGCCGTTacaccctggccctgccctcagtCCTCCTCACCTTGCACACACGGGCCACACGGGCCACACGGTGGCTGCTGCGGCTCTGAGCAAAGCTTCCAGAGCCCTCCTCAGCAGCACGCTCCGTGAAGAAGTAGTAAACCTTGTCGTCGTCACCCACTGCACTGGCCTTACTCTCCCGCACCAGGACAGAGAACACAAACTCAGCATCTGTGGGTCAGGCAGTTCAGGTGGCTTCTGAGATAGGCTGGGATCTCCCCCAACCGCCCTCAACAACACACAGGAATAGACACGATCACctggggatatggggatgggaTGGTCAACTGCCCAAGTGagtaaagatgaagaaatagtCCCCTGCCCCCCATCATCCTGTGCCTCATCCTCCTAACCATTGAGCCAGTGCATTGGTGCCTCCTCAGTCCTCAGGGAGTGCGGGTGGCGGCTCCGGCGGATGTCAGGGATGCTCCGGAATTCATACCGAGTAGCTGTGTAGAGGCCTCCATCTGAGGCAGGGACATGCCAGCCATGAGAGACGTGTCACACAAAGCAAGACACATAACACATGGGTGGCAAGTCCTAGCAATGAGATCCATGTCCCACAAACAGCATGCTTGTGGATGAGGGGCTGATGTGGGGAGGAGGGCATGCTTACCAATGATGAGGCCTGTGAAGCCACGGGCTGGGTCATAAGgacacttctccttcccctcctcgaAGCTCGTTGGCAAGGTGAAGGCCTCAGCATCCTGGGGGAATGAAGGAAGGGCCAGAAGTCATTGATCCTGAGGATAGGCCAGGGTTGTTGCCGAAGGTCAGACCAGTCCAGGGTCAGGGACCAGCATACTCACAATGGCTGCACAGAGAGGCTGGAAGGCGTGAGTCCCGCACGCGTAGAGGTGAGTGGCATTGAGGCGCTGCAGGAATCGCACGTGGTTGAAGCACTCGGTCTgtgggatgggtgggggagggctgtgAGCCCTGGGCCTCCTTAGAGACTGCTTCCATTAGGCCAGCTTTGTGGTCTGGCTCTTGCCCCCACCCACAGGACAAATAGTTCTTTCCAAGAGCCTGGTGGGCTTTCTCACTGCCCAGAACACAGACTATTCCCTGGAACTCACTGTCCTTTGGTCTCCCAGGGGCGTGACCCCTTTTCCCTTGGCTATCTCTTAGATTGCCTGACACACTTGGCTGGCTTCTCCTGCATCTTCTGTAGTCCCCTGCACCCCCCAGTTCAGGGGCTCCAAGGGCTCTCACCACCCTAAGATGCTTCTCTCTTACATCTCCTCAGCACTGTCCCTCAGTCATGGAGCTCCCACACCTGCTTCGGGGTGGCACTACCAAATCTACCCCCAGGTTCCAGCCATTGCTCCACCTGATACCCCACAGACACGTCAAACTCATGCTGTCAGAAACCAGgctcatcccctcccctccctcacctgcatCCTCCCTCTTAAAACTGTTCATCCAGTCTTTCCCACTTCATTTCATCAGTCCATCCCATCACTCAGTCCAGAAACCAGGCGTCATCTTTGCTGCTTCCCATTCCCTCACCCCCACATTCAGCCTCTCTCTGTGATTCTTTGTCCTACATGTTTCATGACTTGGTCTACTCCCCCTCTACTACCACCACCCTAGTCCAAATTACCACCATCACCTCTTCCCTGGGCAGCTACGCGACCACCTGGCAGCTCTCCCAACTCTCTGCCACTCTTTAcagaaaccatttatttattcagtgaatGAGGAATACATGCACACAGTGTAAAATTCAAAAGGTAGAAAGGGATATGTTGTAAACAGTCTCCTTTCTATCCTCGTTGCCTTCAAAGGAGACTGCTGTTACCATTGTCTGGATTTTCCTTCCAGAGAGATTCTACCAGTCAGCAGCCTCTTGCAACCCACTTTCCAaggcatatttaaaaaatgtaaaccagaTCATgtcactgctgtatttaaaaaccCTTCAGTGACTCACCAGAGTCCTGAACATAGGGTCCCATATGCTCCCGGCCCTACATGAAAGGGCCCTACCCCTTCCTCTGGCCTAATTCACCCTACCggagccacactggcctcctctgCCCATCAAATGCCCTAAGCTGCCACCCTCTTGACTTCTTTGCCTTGTTAATGATTTCTCCTCCTGCCTGTTACCCAGGGTTTGAGTCCATGCAGGCCTCTTTGTCTCATCCCACTCCCTCACCAGGTGCAGTACTTTGGCATCCATCCCTCCTCTCCACAGGCCTGCTCAGGCCTCCCTCCTCTGACCCATATGATGCCCCCAACCTCCTCACTGCCTTTCGTGCCTCCAGACTCACTCTATTTTAAGCCATCTAGTGCCTGGGACCAGATACATATTCTTATAATAGTATTTCCCCAAgatgtttacattaaaaaaacgggggagctgggagggggaaTTCTGTGATCAAATAAGTAGGAAACCACAGGTAAAACCTACCTTTACTGAGGACTCCTCAAAGCCTTAAGGGTATTGCTGTGCATTGTGGGATTGAGcatgcagcatttcccaaactcatCTATTAAACAtctcttttgaaaattaatgCTCCTCAGAACATGCTTTGGGAAATGTTCTAAAGCCAAAGTGTTGTTAGGGACCAGCAGTGTCAGCTtcatctgggagcttgttagaactgcagaatctcaggcccttcCCCAGACCTACTGTGTTAGCATCTGCATTTATAATACACCCAGGTGATTCactgcacattaaagtttgagactGTCTAAAGTGTCAAATGGTAAGGGTGCCCCTTGtcctagaataaaatccaaaccccCAGCTGGGTGTTTACAGCT contains:
- the SEMA4G gene encoding semaphorin-4G isoform X2, which produces MWGRLWPLLLSFLTATAVPGPSLRRPSRELDATPRMTIPYEELSGTQHFKGRAQNYSTLLLEEASARLLVGARGALFSLNAHNIGDGTHKEIHWEASPEMQSKCHQKGKNNQTECFNHVRFLQRLNATHLYACGTHAFQPLCAAIDAEAFTLPTSFEEGKEKCPYDPARGFTGLIIDGGLYTATRYEFRSIPDIRRSRHPHSLRTEEAPMHWLNDAEFVFSVLVRESKASAVGDDDKVYYFFTERAAEEGSGSFAQSRSSHRVARVARVCKGDLGGKKILQKKWTSFLKARLICHIPQYETLRGVCSLEADTSARTHFYAAFTLTTQWKTLEASAICRYDLAEVQAVFAGPYMEYQDGVRRWGRYEGGVPEPRPGSCITDSLRSRGYNSSQDLPSLVLDFVKLHPLMARPVVPTRGRPLLLKRSVRYTHLTGTPVTTPAGPTYDLLFLGTADGWIHKAVVLGSGMHIIEETQVFKEPQSVENLVISPTQHSLYVGAPSGVIQLSLSSCSRYRSCYDCILARDPYCGWDPGTHACVVTTTGANRTALIQDIERGNRGCEGNRDTGPPPPLKTRSVLRGDDVLLPCDQPSNLARALWMLNGSMGLSDGQDGYRVGVDGLLVTDTQPEHSGNYGCYAEENGLRTLLASYSLTVRPATPAPAPQAPAMPGAQLAPDMRLLYVLAIATLGGLCLILASSLFYVACLRRGGRGHRQKYSLGRASRAGGSAVQLQTVSGQCPGEEDGDDGEGAGGLEGGCLQIIPGEGAPAPPPPPPPPPPAELTNGLVALPSRLRRMNGNSYVLLRQSNNGVPAGPCSFAEELSRILEKRKHTQLVEHLDESSV
- the SEMA4G gene encoding semaphorin-4G isoform X1 — protein: MWGRLWPLLLSFLTATAVPGPSLRRPSRELDATPRMTIPYEELSGTQHFKGRAQNYSTLLLEEASARLLVGARGALFSLNAHNIGDGTHKEIHWEASPEMQSKCHQKGKNNQTECFNHVRFLQRLNATHLYACGTHAFQPLCAAIDAEAFTLPTSFEEGKEKCPYDPARGFTGLIIDGGLYTATRYEFRSIPDIRRSRHPHSLRTEEAPMHWLNDAEFVFSVLVRESKASAVGDDDKVYYFFTERAAEEGSGSFAQSRSSHRVARVARVCKGDLGGKKILQKKWTSFLKARLICHIPQYETLRGVCSLEADTSARTHFYAAFTLTTQWKTLEASAICRYDLAEVQAVFAGPYMEYQDGVRRWGRYEGGVPEPRPGSCITDSLRSRGYNSSQDLPSLVLDFVKLHPLMARPVVPTRGRPLLLKRSVRYTHLTGTPVTTPAGPTYDLLFLGTADGWIHKAVVLGSGMHIIEETQVFKEPQSVENLVISPTQHSLYVGAPSGVIQLSLSSCSRYRSCYDCILARDPYCGWDPGTHACVVTTTGANRSQGSRTALIQDIERGNRGCEGNRDTGPPPPLKTRSVLRGDDVLLPCDQPSNLARALWMLNGSMGLSDGQDGYRVGVDGLLVTDTQPEHSGNYGCYAEENGLRTLLASYSLTVRPATPAPAPQAPAMPGAQLAPDMRLLYVLAIATLGGLCLILASSLFYVACLRRGGRGHRQKYSLGRASRAGGSAVQLQTVSGQCPGEEDGDDGEGAGGLEGGCLQIIPGEGAPAPPPPPPPPPPAELTNGLVALPSRLRRMNGNSYVLLRQSNNGVPAGPCSFAEELSRILEKRKHTQLVEHLDESSV